A stretch of the Corylus avellana chromosome ca6, CavTom2PMs-1.0 genome encodes the following:
- the LOC132184235 gene encoding uncharacterized oxidoreductase At4g09670-like: protein MTTQHSSVNIKSQKYPHTTTALLPLSPEEMAETIVRFGIIGCAEIARKVSRAILLAPNAAVTAIGSRSLDKATRFASANNFPPDAKIYGSYEAVLDDPNVDAVYLPLPTSLHIHWAVLAAQKKKHVLLEKPVALSAAEFDIIIVACESNGVQFMDGTMWMHHPRTAKMREFLSDKQHFGQLKSVHSCFTFGADRDFLVNDIRVKPDLDAHGALGDAGWYCIRSILWAVDYELPKTVIALRGPVFNEVGVILSCGASLSWEDGKVATFHCSFLSNLTMDVTAVGTKGTLHLHDFVIPFEEKEASFSAGSELAFNELVTAWVRRLSKHTIGTDLPQEALMVREFARLVENIKAKGLKPEKKWPTISRKTQLLLDAVKASIERGFETVEVGN from the exons ATGACTACCCAACATTCTTCCGTAAACATCAAAAGCCAAAAATACCCACACACCACTACAGCACTGCTTCCACTGTCCCCCGAAGAAATGGCGGAAACAATCGTCCGATTCGGAATCATAGGCTGCGCCGAGATAGCCCGCAAGGTCTCGCGCGCCATCTTGCTTGCTCCCAACGCCGCAGTCACGGCCATCGGCAGCCGCTCGCTCGACAAGGCCACGCGGTTCGCGTCCGCCAACAACTTCCCCCCCGACGCCAAGATCTACGGCTCCTACGAGGCCGTCCTTGACGACCCGAATGTCGACGCCGTCTACCTGCCCCTTCCCACCAGCCTGCACATACACTGGGCCGTCCTTGCCGCCCAGAAGAAGAAGCACGTGCTGCTCGAGAAGCCCGTCGCCCTCAGTGCCGCCGAGTTCGACATCATCATCGTGGCCTGCGAGTCCAATGGGGTGCAGTTCATGGACGGCACCATGTGGATGCACCATCCCAGGACCGCCAAGATGAGGGAGTTCCTCTCCGATAAACAGCATTTCGGGCAGCTCAAATCG GTACACAGCTGCTTTACATTCGGTGCTGATCGCGATTTTCTTGTGAATGACATTCGTGTCAAGCCAGATCTTGATGCGCATGGTGCTCTTGGAGATGCTGGGTGGTATTGCATCAGGTCAATTCTATGGGCTGTTGACTATGAGTTGCCGAAAACAGTAATAGCCTTGCGTGGGCCTGTGTTTAATGAAGTGGGAGTGATTTTGTCTTGTGGTGCTTCTTTATCTTGGGAAGATGGGAAAGTGGCCACCTTTCACTGCTCTTTCTTGTCAAATTTGACCATGGATGTAACTGCTGTTGGGACTAAGGGAACCTTACACCTTCATGATTTTGTCATTCCTTTTGAAGAAAAGGAGGCCTCTTTTTCTGCAGGTTCAGAGTTAGCGTTCAATGAACTTGTGACAGCATGGGTACGACGGCTAAGTAAGCACACTATTGGAACAGATCTTCCTCAGGAGGCTCTCATGGTGAGAGAATTTGCCCGCCTGGTAGAAAATATCAAAGCAAAGGGTTTGAAACCTGAGAAGAAGTGGCCAACCATCAGTAGGAAGACACAACTACTATTGGATGCAGTCAAGGCATCGATTGAGAGAGGTTTTGAGACTGTTGAGGTTGGGAATTGA